A DNA window from Loxodonta africana isolate mLoxAfr1 chromosome 7, mLoxAfr1.hap2, whole genome shotgun sequence contains the following coding sequences:
- the PITPNM1 gene encoding membrane-associated phosphatidylinositol transfer protein 1 isoform X7, which yields MVQRHSKLHHFIVHWRAGPGWPGKQEYLGGPKQHPGSGAEAVGPALKMLIKEYHILLPMSLDEYQVAQLYMIQKKSREESSGEGSGVEILANRPYTDGPGGSGQYTHKVYHVGSHIPGWFRALLPKAALQVEEESWNAYPYTRTRYTCPFVEKFSIEIETYYLPDAGQQPNVFNLSGAERRQRILDTIDIVRDAVAPAEYKAEEDPRLYRSVKTGRGPLADDWARTAAQTGPLMCAYKLCKVEFRYWGMQAKIEQFIHDVGLRRVMLRAHRQAWCWQDEWTELSMADIRALEEETARMLAQRMAKCTTGSEEPEAQPSGKPGTEARSGATHASTPDGPESPPGPDASPDTSFGKQWSSSSRSSYSSQHGGGVSPQSLSEWRMQNIARDSENSSEEEFFDAYEGFSDSEEVFPKEMTKWNSNDFIDAFAPPTEAEGAPDPGTEATKGTGDASRAARDSEGTDGSGELGAEACAVHALFLVLHSGGILDAGPGDANSKQADLQTLSAAFEAVTRIHFPEALGHVALRLVPCPPICAAAYALVSNLSPYSHDGDSLSRSQDHIPLAALPLLATSSSRYQGAVATVIARTNQAYTAFLRSPEGTGFCGQVVLIGDGVGGILGFDALCHSASAGTGSRSSSRRGSLNNELLSPEVGPVRDPLADGVEGLGRASPEPSALPAQRTPSDVASPEPEGAQNSLQAAPATSSGEPWRPSTASCPPAAGSEAPDGPTSAARLDFKVSGFFLFGSPLGLVLALRKTVMPALEVAQMRPACEQIYNLFHAADPCASRLEPLLAPKFQAIAPLTVPRYQKFPLGDGSSLLLADTLQTHSGLFLEELEMTVPSTPTSASGAFWKGSELGTEPPAQPAAPSTTSEVVKILERWWGTKRIDYSLYCPEALTAFPTVTLPHLFHASYWESADVVAFILRQVIEKEQPQLAECEEPSIYSPAFPRERWQRKRTQVKIRNVTSNHRANDTVVCEGRPQVLNGRFMYGPLDVVTLTGEKVDIYVMTQPLSGKWIHFGTEVTNSSGRLAFPVPSERALGIGVYPVRMVVRGDHTYAECCLTVVARGTEAVVFSIDGSFTASVSIMGSDPKVRAGAVDVVRHWQDAGYLILYVTGRPDMQKHRVVAWLSQHNFPHGVVSFCDGLTHDPLRQKAMFLQSLVQEVELNIVAGYGSPKDVAVYAALGLPPSQTYIVGRAVRKLQAQCQIPCYR from the exons ATGGTGCAACGCCACAGCAAACTCCACCACTTCATTGTACACTGGAGGGCTGGGCCGGGGTGGCCTGGAAAGCAGGAGTACCTTGGCGGCCCCAAGCAGCACCCAGGAA GCGGAGCGGAGGCCGTGGGCCCAGCGCTGAAGATGCTCATCAAGGAGTACCACATCCTACTGCCCATGAGCCTGGACGAGTATCAGGTGGCCCAGCTCTACATGATCCAG AAAAAGAGCCGGGAGGAGTCGAGTGGCGAGGGCAGTGGCGTGGAGATCCTGGCCAACCGGCCCTACACGGATGGGCCGGGCGGCAGCGGGCAGTACACACACAAGGTGTACCACGTGGGCTCCCACATCCCAGGCTGGTTCCGGGCACTGCTGCCGAAAGCTGCCCTACAGGTGGAGGAGGAATCCTGGAACGCCTATCCCTACACCCGAACCCG GTACACCTGCCCCTTCGTAGAGAAGTTCTCCATTGAAATAGAGACCTACTACCTGCCTGATGCGGGGCAGCAGCCGAACGTCTTCAACTTGAGCGGGGCTGAAAGACGGCAGCGCATCCTAG ACACCATCGACATCGTGCGGGATGCAGTGGCCCCAGCCGAGTACAAAGCAGAGGAGGACCCCAGGCTCTACCGCTCTGTCAAGACGGGCCGAGGACCTCTGGCTGATGACTGGGCACGGACAGCGGCCCAAACGGGGCCCCTCATGTGCGCCTACAAGTTGTGCAAGGTGGAGTTCCGCTACTGGGGCATGCAGGCCAAGATTGAGCAGTTCATCCATGATGTCG GTCTGCGCCGGGTGATGCTGCGAGCCCACCGCCAGGCCTGGTGCTGGCAGGACGAGTGGACCGAGCTGAGCATGGCCGATATCCGggctctggaggaggagacagccCGCATGCTGGCCCAGCGAATGGCCAAGTGCACCACGGGCAGTGAGGAGCCTGAGGCCCAGCCCTCCGGGAAGCCAGGCACCGAAGCCCGGTCTGGGGCTACCCATGCCAGCACCCCCGATGGGCCAGAGTCCCCTCCTGGCCCCGATGCCTCGCCCGACACCAGCTTCGGCAAGCAGTGGTCCTCGTCCTCCCGCTCCTCCTACTCGTCCCAGCACGGAG GGGGCGTGTCTCCCCAGAGTCTGTCCGAGTGGCGCATGCAGAACATCGCCCGTGACTCCGAGAACAGCTCTGAGGAGGAGTTTTTTGACGCCTACG AAGGCTTCTCGGACAGTGAGGAGGTCTTCCCCAAGGAGATGACCAAGTGGAACTCCAATGACTTCATTGATGCCTTCGCCCCTCCCACGGAGGCTGAGGGGGCGCCAG ACCCTGGAACTGAGGCCACTAAAGGCACTGGGGATGCGTCCCGAGCAGCCAGGGATTCAGAG GGCACAGACGGCAGCGGGGAGCTGGGGGCCGAGGCCTGCGCGGTGCATGCcctcttcctggtcctgcacAGCGGCGGCATCCTGGACGCGGGCCCCGGGGACGCCAACTCCAAGCAGGCGGACCTGCAGACGCTGAGCGCGGCCTTCGAGGCTGTCACCCGCATCCACTTCCCCGAGGCCCTGGGCCATGTGGCGCTGCGCTTGGTGCCCTGCCCGCCCATCTGTGCTGCTGCCTACGCCCTTGTCTCCAA CCTGAGCCCCTACAGCCATGACGGTGACAGCCTGTCCCGCTCCCAGGACCACATCCCACTGGCTGCCCTGCCGCTGCTGGCCACCTCATCCTCCCGCTACCAGGGTGCTGTGGCCACAGTCATCGCCCGCACAAACCAGGCCTACACTGCCTTCCTGCGCTCACCTGAGGGCACCGGCTTCTGTGGGCAG GTGGTGCTGATTGGGGACGGAGTTGGCGGGATCCTGGGCTTTGATGCACTCTGCCACAGTGCCAGTGCGGGCACGGGGAGCCGGAGCAGCAGCCGCAGAGGGAGCCTG AACAACGAGCTGCTATCCCCTGAGGTCGGCCCAGTTCGGGACCCCTTGGCAGACGGGGTGGAGGGGCTGGGCCGGGCCAGCCCAGAACCCTCAGCCCTGCCTGCCCAGCGCACCCCCAGCGATGTGGCAAGCCCTGAGCCCGAGGGTGCTCAGAACAG CCTGCAGGCTGCCCCAGCCACCTCCTCCGGGGAACCCTGGCGGCCCAGCACAGCCTCCTGCCCCCCTGCTGCTGGCTCCGAGGCGCCCGATGGCCCCACCAGCGCTGCCCGCCTTGACTTCAAGGTCTCTGGCTTCTTCCTCTTTGGCTCCCCACTGGGCCTGGTGCTGGCTCTGCGCAAAACCGTGATGCCCGCCTTGGAGG TGGCCCAGATGCGCCCAGCCTGTGAGCAGATTTACAACCTCTTCCACGCAGCCGACCCCTGCGCCTCCCGCCTCGAGCCCCTGCTGGCCCCCAAGTTCCAGGCCATCGCCCCACTGACAGTGCCCCGCTACCAGAAGTTCCCCCTGGGAGATGGCTCATCCCTGCTGCTGG CCGACACTCTGCAGACCCACTCAGGCCTCTTTCTGGAGGAGCTGGAGATGACGGTGCCCTCAACGCCCACCTCGGCCAGCGGTGCCTTCTGGAAGGGCAGTGAGTTGGGCACCGAGCCACCTGCCCAGCCAGCTGCCCCCAGCACCACCAGTGAGGTGGTCAAGA TCCTGGAGCGCTGGTGGGGGACCAAGCGGATTGACTACTCATTGTACTGCCCCGAGGCGCTCACGGCCTTCCCCACCGTCACGCTGCCCCACCTCTTCCACGCCAGCTACTGGGAGTCGGCCGACGTGGTGGCCTTCATCCTGCGCCAG GTGATCGAGAAGGAGCAACCCCAGTTGGCCGAGTGCGAGGAGCCGTCCATCTATAGCCCGGCCTTCCCTAGGGAGAGGTGGCAGCGCAAGCGTACGCAGGTCAAGATCCGG AACGTCACTTCCAACCACCGGGCGAACGACACGGTGGTGTGCGAGGGCCGCCCCCAGGTGCTGAACGGGCGTTTCATGTACGGGCCCTTGGACGTAGTCACGCTTACCGGAGAGAAG GTGGACATCTACGTCATGACGCAGCCGCTGTCTGGCAAGTGGATCCACTTTGGCACTGAGGTTACCAACAGCTCGGGGCGCCTGGCCTTCCCGGTGCCCTCAGAGCGCGCGCTGGGCATCGGCGTCTACCCCGTGCGCATGGTGGTCAG GGGCGACCACACTTACGCCGAGTGCTGCCTGACCGTGGTGGCCCGCGGCACGGAGGCCGTGGTCTTCAGCATCGACGGCTCCTTCACCGCCAGCGTCTCCATCATGGGCAGCGACCCCAAGGTGCGCGCCGGCGCAGTGGACGTGGTCAG GCACTGGCAGGACGCGGGCTACCTGATCCTGTACGTGACGGGTCGGCCCGACATGCAGAAGCACCGCGTGGTGGCCTGGCTGTCGCAGCACAACTTCCCCCACGGAGTCGTCTCCTTCTGCGACGGCCTCACTCACGACCCGTTGCGCCAGAAGGCCATGTTCCTGCAGAGCCTGGTACAGGAG GTGGAGCTGAACATTGTGGCCGGCTACGGGTCCCCCAAAGACGTGGCGGTGTACGCGGCGCTGGGCCTGCCGCCCAGCCAGACCTACATCGTGGGCCGCGCAGTGCGGAAGCTGCAGGCGCAGTGCCAG ATtccatgttacagatga
- the PITPNM1 gene encoding membrane-associated phosphatidylinositol transfer protein 1 isoform X1, translated as MVQRHSKLHHFIVHWRAGPGWPGKQEYLGGPKQHPGSGAEAVGPALKMLIKEYHILLPMSLDEYQVAQLYMIQKKSREESSGEGSGVEILANRPYTDGPGGSGQYTHKVYHVGSHIPGWFRALLPKAALQVEEESWNAYPYTRTRYTCPFVEKFSIEIETYYLPDAGQQPNVFNLSGAERRQRILDTIDIVRDAVAPAEYKAEEDPRLYRSVKTGRGPLADDWARTAAQTGPLMCAYKLCKVEFRYWGMQAKIEQFIHDVGLRRVMLRAHRQAWCWQDEWTELSMADIRALEEETARMLAQRMAKCTTGSEEPEAQPSGKPGTEARSGATHASTPDGPESPPGPDASPDTSFGKQWSSSSRSSYSSQHGGGVSPQSLSEWRMQNIARDSENSSEEEFFDAYEGFSDSEEVFPKEMTKWNSNDFIDAFAPPTEAEGAPDPGTEATKGTGDASRAARDSEGTDGSGELGAEACAVHALFLVLHSGGILDAGPGDANSKQADLQTLSAAFEAVTRIHFPEALGHVALRLVPCPPICAAAYALVSNLSPYSHDGDSLSRSQDHIPLAALPLLATSSSRYQGAVATVIARTNQAYTAFLRSPEGTGFCGQVVLIGDGVGGILGFDALCHSASAGTGSRSSSRRGSLNNELLSPEVGPVRDPLADGVEGLGRASPEPSALPAQRTPSDVASPEPEGAQNSLQAAPATSSGEPWRPSTASCPPAAGSEAPDGPTSAARLDFKVSGFFLFGSPLGLVLALRKTVMPALEVAQMRPACEQIYNLFHAADPCASRLEPLLAPKFQAIAPLTVPRYQKFPLGDGSSLLLADTLQTHSGLFLEELEMTVPSTPTSASGAFWKGSELGTEPPAQPAAPSTTSEVVKILERWWGTKRIDYSLYCPEALTAFPTVTLPHLFHASYWESADVVAFILRQVIEKEQPQLAECEEPSIYSPAFPRERWQRKRTQVKIRNVTSNHRANDTVVCEGRPQVLNGRFMYGPLDVVTLTGEKVDIYVMTQPLSGKWIHFGTEVTNSSGRLAFPVPSERALGIGVYPVRMVVRGDHTYAECCLTVVARGTEAVVFSIDGSFTASVSIMGSDPKVRAGAVDVVRHWQDAGYLILYVTGRPDMQKHRVVAWLSQHNFPHGVVSFCDGLTHDPLRQKAMFLQSLVQEVELNIVAGYGSPKDVAVYAALGLPPSQTYIVGRAVRKLQAQCQFLSDGYVAHLGQLEAGSHPHAPTGPSRAALAKSSYSVGAPVDFLRKQSQLLRSRGPSQAEREGPGTPPTTLARGKARSISLKLDCEE; from the exons ATGGTGCAACGCCACAGCAAACTCCACCACTTCATTGTACACTGGAGGGCTGGGCCGGGGTGGCCTGGAAAGCAGGAGTACCTTGGCGGCCCCAAGCAGCACCCAGGAA GCGGAGCGGAGGCCGTGGGCCCAGCGCTGAAGATGCTCATCAAGGAGTACCACATCCTACTGCCCATGAGCCTGGACGAGTATCAGGTGGCCCAGCTCTACATGATCCAG AAAAAGAGCCGGGAGGAGTCGAGTGGCGAGGGCAGTGGCGTGGAGATCCTGGCCAACCGGCCCTACACGGATGGGCCGGGCGGCAGCGGGCAGTACACACACAAGGTGTACCACGTGGGCTCCCACATCCCAGGCTGGTTCCGGGCACTGCTGCCGAAAGCTGCCCTACAGGTGGAGGAGGAATCCTGGAACGCCTATCCCTACACCCGAACCCG GTACACCTGCCCCTTCGTAGAGAAGTTCTCCATTGAAATAGAGACCTACTACCTGCCTGATGCGGGGCAGCAGCCGAACGTCTTCAACTTGAGCGGGGCTGAAAGACGGCAGCGCATCCTAG ACACCATCGACATCGTGCGGGATGCAGTGGCCCCAGCCGAGTACAAAGCAGAGGAGGACCCCAGGCTCTACCGCTCTGTCAAGACGGGCCGAGGACCTCTGGCTGATGACTGGGCACGGACAGCGGCCCAAACGGGGCCCCTCATGTGCGCCTACAAGTTGTGCAAGGTGGAGTTCCGCTACTGGGGCATGCAGGCCAAGATTGAGCAGTTCATCCATGATGTCG GTCTGCGCCGGGTGATGCTGCGAGCCCACCGCCAGGCCTGGTGCTGGCAGGACGAGTGGACCGAGCTGAGCATGGCCGATATCCGggctctggaggaggagacagccCGCATGCTGGCCCAGCGAATGGCCAAGTGCACCACGGGCAGTGAGGAGCCTGAGGCCCAGCCCTCCGGGAAGCCAGGCACCGAAGCCCGGTCTGGGGCTACCCATGCCAGCACCCCCGATGGGCCAGAGTCCCCTCCTGGCCCCGATGCCTCGCCCGACACCAGCTTCGGCAAGCAGTGGTCCTCGTCCTCCCGCTCCTCCTACTCGTCCCAGCACGGAG GGGGCGTGTCTCCCCAGAGTCTGTCCGAGTGGCGCATGCAGAACATCGCCCGTGACTCCGAGAACAGCTCTGAGGAGGAGTTTTTTGACGCCTACG AAGGCTTCTCGGACAGTGAGGAGGTCTTCCCCAAGGAGATGACCAAGTGGAACTCCAATGACTTCATTGATGCCTTCGCCCCTCCCACGGAGGCTGAGGGGGCGCCAG ACCCTGGAACTGAGGCCACTAAAGGCACTGGGGATGCGTCCCGAGCAGCCAGGGATTCAGAG GGCACAGACGGCAGCGGGGAGCTGGGGGCCGAGGCCTGCGCGGTGCATGCcctcttcctggtcctgcacAGCGGCGGCATCCTGGACGCGGGCCCCGGGGACGCCAACTCCAAGCAGGCGGACCTGCAGACGCTGAGCGCGGCCTTCGAGGCTGTCACCCGCATCCACTTCCCCGAGGCCCTGGGCCATGTGGCGCTGCGCTTGGTGCCCTGCCCGCCCATCTGTGCTGCTGCCTACGCCCTTGTCTCCAA CCTGAGCCCCTACAGCCATGACGGTGACAGCCTGTCCCGCTCCCAGGACCACATCCCACTGGCTGCCCTGCCGCTGCTGGCCACCTCATCCTCCCGCTACCAGGGTGCTGTGGCCACAGTCATCGCCCGCACAAACCAGGCCTACACTGCCTTCCTGCGCTCACCTGAGGGCACCGGCTTCTGTGGGCAG GTGGTGCTGATTGGGGACGGAGTTGGCGGGATCCTGGGCTTTGATGCACTCTGCCACAGTGCCAGTGCGGGCACGGGGAGCCGGAGCAGCAGCCGCAGAGGGAGCCTG AACAACGAGCTGCTATCCCCTGAGGTCGGCCCAGTTCGGGACCCCTTGGCAGACGGGGTGGAGGGGCTGGGCCGGGCCAGCCCAGAACCCTCAGCCCTGCCTGCCCAGCGCACCCCCAGCGATGTGGCAAGCCCTGAGCCCGAGGGTGCTCAGAACAG CCTGCAGGCTGCCCCAGCCACCTCCTCCGGGGAACCCTGGCGGCCCAGCACAGCCTCCTGCCCCCCTGCTGCTGGCTCCGAGGCGCCCGATGGCCCCACCAGCGCTGCCCGCCTTGACTTCAAGGTCTCTGGCTTCTTCCTCTTTGGCTCCCCACTGGGCCTGGTGCTGGCTCTGCGCAAAACCGTGATGCCCGCCTTGGAGG TGGCCCAGATGCGCCCAGCCTGTGAGCAGATTTACAACCTCTTCCACGCAGCCGACCCCTGCGCCTCCCGCCTCGAGCCCCTGCTGGCCCCCAAGTTCCAGGCCATCGCCCCACTGACAGTGCCCCGCTACCAGAAGTTCCCCCTGGGAGATGGCTCATCCCTGCTGCTGG CCGACACTCTGCAGACCCACTCAGGCCTCTTTCTGGAGGAGCTGGAGATGACGGTGCCCTCAACGCCCACCTCGGCCAGCGGTGCCTTCTGGAAGGGCAGTGAGTTGGGCACCGAGCCACCTGCCCAGCCAGCTGCCCCCAGCACCACCAGTGAGGTGGTCAAGA TCCTGGAGCGCTGGTGGGGGACCAAGCGGATTGACTACTCATTGTACTGCCCCGAGGCGCTCACGGCCTTCCCCACCGTCACGCTGCCCCACCTCTTCCACGCCAGCTACTGGGAGTCGGCCGACGTGGTGGCCTTCATCCTGCGCCAG GTGATCGAGAAGGAGCAACCCCAGTTGGCCGAGTGCGAGGAGCCGTCCATCTATAGCCCGGCCTTCCCTAGGGAGAGGTGGCAGCGCAAGCGTACGCAGGTCAAGATCCGG AACGTCACTTCCAACCACCGGGCGAACGACACGGTGGTGTGCGAGGGCCGCCCCCAGGTGCTGAACGGGCGTTTCATGTACGGGCCCTTGGACGTAGTCACGCTTACCGGAGAGAAG GTGGACATCTACGTCATGACGCAGCCGCTGTCTGGCAAGTGGATCCACTTTGGCACTGAGGTTACCAACAGCTCGGGGCGCCTGGCCTTCCCGGTGCCCTCAGAGCGCGCGCTGGGCATCGGCGTCTACCCCGTGCGCATGGTGGTCAG GGGCGACCACACTTACGCCGAGTGCTGCCTGACCGTGGTGGCCCGCGGCACGGAGGCCGTGGTCTTCAGCATCGACGGCTCCTTCACCGCCAGCGTCTCCATCATGGGCAGCGACCCCAAGGTGCGCGCCGGCGCAGTGGACGTGGTCAG GCACTGGCAGGACGCGGGCTACCTGATCCTGTACGTGACGGGTCGGCCCGACATGCAGAAGCACCGCGTGGTGGCCTGGCTGTCGCAGCACAACTTCCCCCACGGAGTCGTCTCCTTCTGCGACGGCCTCACTCACGACCCGTTGCGCCAGAAGGCCATGTTCCTGCAGAGCCTGGTACAGGAG GTGGAGCTGAACATTGTGGCCGGCTACGGGTCCCCCAAAGACGTGGCGGTGTACGCGGCGCTGGGCCTGCCGCCCAGCCAGACCTACATCGTGGGCCGCGCAGTGCGGAAGCTGCAGGCGCAGTGCCAG TTCCTCTCCGACGGCTACGTGGCTCACCTGGGCCAATTGGAAGCGGGTTCCCACCCTCATGCCCCCACGGGACCCTCGAGGGCCGCCTTGGCCAAGAGCAGCTACAGTGTGGGCGCCCCTGTGGACTTCTTGCGCAAACAGAGCCAGCTACTTCGCTCCAGGGGCCCCAGCCAGGCAGAGCGCGAGGGCCCAGGGACGCCACCCACCACCCTGGCGCGGGGCAAGGCCCGCAGCATCAGCCTCAAGCTGGACTGTGAGGAGTGA